A stretch of the Flavobacterium sp. 5 genome encodes the following:
- a CDS encoding MBG domain-containing protein — translation MKKNFTLTFALLLYFFYIEGNAQTQFWSDTFEDSGAPSSSTRVPSVAEFSCNSPATVYFFRTIPTGVALQNGTYSGFQGSKIWAAEDIDKGTSCTTNSTISPNQQITWSGINITGKTGLTFKGLFAADNIGGWQGQFFAPNQDFVSVEYRINGTGAWIKAIAFYANIAATNAGSTNTLDLDTDGDLIGDGAALNYAFTEYSATIVGTGTTLDIRLNCSANGSTTQEIAIDNFRLFEAPASVAPTVTTAAAATVGSLKATLGGNVTADGGASVTERGIVWATTANPTTSNTKVTNGTGTGSFSAIISSLPAGTFVHFRAYAINSAGTSYGSDLTFTTNAALSASNSQTNVSCNGGSNGTASVTTSGGVISYSYSWSPSGGTGATATGLVAGAYICTITDNESTQINKNFTITQPAAITATTAQTQVSCNGGSNGTASVNASGGTGTLTYLWSPSGGTAATATGLAAGAYTCTISDDNTCFITKNFTITQPAAITATTAQTQVSCNGGSNGTASVNASGGTGTLTYLWSPSGGTAATATGLAAGAYTCTISDDNTCFITKNFTITQPAAITATTAQTQVSCNGGSNGTASVTASGGTGTLTYLWSPSGGTAATATGLAAGAYTCTISDDNTCFITKNFTITQPAAITATTAQTQVSCNGGSNGTASVTASGGTGTLTYSWSPSGGTAATATGLAAGAYTCTISDDNTCFITKNFTITQPAAITATTAQTQVSCNGGSNGSASVTASGGTGTLTYSWSPSGGTAATATGLAAGAYTCTISDDNTCFITKNFTITQPAAITATTAQTQVSCNGGSNGSASVTASGGTGTLTYLWSPSGGTAATATGLAAGAYTCTISDDNTCFITKNFTITQPAAITATTAQTQVSCNGGSNGTASVTASGGTGTLTYLWSPSGGTAATATGLAAGAYTCTISDDNTCFITKNFTITQPAAITATTAQTQVSCNGGSNGTASVTASGGTGTLTYLWSPSGGTAATATGLAAGAYTCTISDDNTCFITKNFTITQPAAITATTAQTQVSCNGGSNGTASVTASGGTGTLTYLWSPSGGTAATATGLAAGAYTCTISDDNTCFITKNFTITQPAAITATTAQTQVSCNGGSNGSASVTASGGTGTLTYSWSPSGGTAATATGLAAGAYTCTISDDNTCFITKNFTITQPAAITATTAQTQVSCNGGSNGTASVTASGGTGTLTYSWSPSGGTAATATGLAAGAYTCTISDDNTCFITKNFTITQPAAITATTAQTQVSCNGGSNGSASVTASGGTGTLTYSWSPSGGTAATATGLAAGAYTCTISDDNTCFITKNFTITQPAAITATTAQTQVSCNGGSNGSASVTASGGTGTLTYLWSPSGGTAATATGLAAGAYICTISDDNTCFITKNFTITQPAAITATTAQTQVSCNGGSNGSASVTASGGTGTLTYLWSPSGGTAATATGLAAGAYTCTISDDNTCFITKNFTITQPAAITATTAQTQVSCNGGSNGTASVTASGGTGTLTYLWSPSGGTAATATGLAAGAYTCTISDDNTCFITKNFTITQPAAITATTAQTQVSCNGGSNGTASVTASGGTGTLTYSWSPSGGTAATATGLAAGAYTCTISDDNTCFITKNFTITQPAAITATTAQTQVSCNGGSNGSASVTASGGTGTLTYLWSPSGGTAATATGLAAGAYICTISDDNTCFITKNFTITQPAAITATTAQTQVSCNGGSNGTASVNASGGTGTLTYVWSPSGGTAATATGLAAGAYSCTISDDNTCFITKNFTITEPAAITATTAQTQVSCNGGSNGTASVNASGGTGTLTYVWSPSGGTAATATGLAAGAYSCTISDDNTCFITKNFTITEPAAITATTAQTQVSCNGGSNGTASVNASGGTGTLTYVWSPSGGTAATATGLAAGAYSCTISDDNTCFITKNFTITQPAAITATTAQTQVSCNGGSNGTASVNASGGTGTLTYLWSPSGGTAATATGLAAGAYSCTISDDNTCFITKNFTITQPAAITATTAQTQVSCNGGSNGTASVNASGGTGTLTYVWSPSGGTAATATGLAAGAYSCTISDDNTCFITKNFTITQPAAITATTAQTQVSCNGGSNGSASVTASGGTGTLTYLWSPSGGTAATATGLAAGAYTCTISDDNTCFITKNFTITQPAAITATTAQTQVSCNGGSNGTASVTASGGTGTLTYLWSPSGGTAATATGLAAGAYTCTISDDNTCFITKNFTITQPAAITATTAQTQVSCNGGSNGTASVTASGGTGTLTYSWSPSGGTAATATGLAAGAYTCTISDDNTCFITKNFTITQPAAITATTAQTQVSCNGGSNGSASVTASGGTGTLTYLWSPSGGTAATATGLAAGAYICTISDDNTCFITKNFTITQPAAITATTAQTQVSCNGGSNGTASVNASGGTGTLTYVWSPSGGTAATATGLAAGAYSCTISDDNTCFITKNFTITEPAAITATTAQTQVSCNGGSNGTASVNASGGTGTLTYVWSPSGGTAATATGLAAGAYSCTISDDNTCFITKNFTITEPAAITATTAQTQVSCNGGSNGTASVNASGGTGTLTYVWSPSGGTAATATGLAAGAYSCTISDDNTCFITKNFTITEPTAITATTAQTQVSCNGGSNGTASVNASGGTGTLTYLWSPSGGTAATATGLAAGAYSCTISDDNTCFITKNFTITQPAAITATTAQTQVSCNGGSNGTASVNASGGTGTLTYVWSPSGGTAATATGLAAGAYSCTISDDNTCFITKNFTITQPAAITATTAQTQVSCNGGSNGTASVNASGGTGTLTYVWSPSGGTAATATGLAAGAYSCTISDDNTCFITKNFTITQPAAITATTAQTQVSCNGGSNGTASVNASGGTGTLTYLWSPSGGTAATATGLAAGAYSCTISDDNTCFITKNFTITEPVPFSSTTTLLGYDYNSLYSQNIVVTGGTGIKTYAITTGSLPSGLSLSSNGEIAGTSTQITDSNFTVTVTDGNNCTAAYNIVLKLNQIPITVKAIASQTKIYGQNDPVLTYTVTPSLLSGDSFSGSLTRVTGENIGDYAISQGSLSAGSKYLITYVGADFSITAKPITVTADASQTKIYGMTDPVFAYSISSSLVSGDTFTGDLKRVAGENAGTYAIEQGSLSAGSNYTITYVSKDFSITAKPITVTADASQTKIYGTTDPVFAYSISSSLVSGDTFTGDLTRVAGENVGTYAIEQGSLSAGSNYTITYVSKDFAITAKPITVTATASQTKVYKTADTVFTYSVLPSLVSGDTFTGDLTRVAGENVGAYAIEQGSLDAGSNYIISYVGDDFAITAIPITITVDASQTKVYGTTDPVFVYSFTPSLISGDTFTGSLTRITGENVGTYAIEQGMLSAGTNYTITYVGANFSVTAKPITVSADASQTKAYGTTDPAFAYSVSPSLVSGDTFTGALTRESGENVGIYAIEQGTLGAGANYTVTYVGENFSITKADQTISWNQTLQLGCDGVTTAILTATSSSGLPISYISSNPSLVTVSNGSLIFQNYGFATITASQQGNNNYNPASIVVLPAVNSQPNLIKKHFENVIFFDNSSKSFKAYSWYKNGVLVPNQTSQYFKENGPLNGTYYAIATKLNGTLVNTCPLTFSPTVEDEYIKIVPNPAKSNSNYQLVTNVSSPKLQNAHIQVYSIGGLLMEDKITSENMVTLKAPGVEGIYIVRMTLANGQYFTKNLLVKN, via the coding sequence ATGAAAAAGAACTTTACATTAACTTTTGCATTGTTACTTTACTTCTTTTATATAGAAGGAAATGCACAAACGCAATTTTGGAGCGACACCTTCGAGGATAGCGGAGCTCCAAGTTCTAGTACTAGAGTACCTTCTGTAGCGGAATTTTCTTGTAACTCTCCTGCTACAGTTTATTTTTTTAGGACAATACCTACTGGTGTAGCCCTTCAGAATGGAACTTATTCAGGTTTTCAAGGCAGCAAAATCTGGGCAGCTGAAGATATCGACAAAGGAACAAGCTGTACTACCAACAGCACTATTTCTCCAAATCAACAAATAACATGGAGTGGTATTAACATTACTGGAAAAACTGGCTTAACTTTTAAAGGTCTTTTTGCAGCAGATAATATTGGTGGATGGCAAGGTCAATTTTTTGCACCAAATCAAGATTTTGTTTCGGTAGAATATCGTATTAACGGGACAGGAGCATGGATTAAAGCAATTGCATTTTATGCTAATATAGCTGCTACCAATGCAGGTTCGACCAATACACTTGATCTTGACACTGACGGAGATTTAATTGGAGATGGAGCAGCTTTAAATTATGCCTTTACAGAATACTCAGCAACTATTGTAGGAACAGGAACAACATTAGATATTCGACTCAATTGCTCTGCAAATGGTTCTACTACTCAAGAAATAGCTATTGACAATTTTCGCTTGTTTGAAGCACCCGCATCAGTAGCACCAACAGTTACAACAGCAGCAGCAGCAACTGTCGGTTCATTAAAAGCCACATTAGGAGGAAATGTTACCGCAGATGGAGGAGCCTCTGTAACTGAAAGAGGTATAGTTTGGGCAACAACAGCCAATCCTACTACTTCTAATACTAAAGTCACTAATGGAACCGGAACTGGAAGTTTTAGTGCAATTATTTCTTCTTTACCAGCTGGAACATTTGTTCACTTTAGAGCATACGCTATCAATTCAGCAGGAACAAGCTATGGATCAGATTTAACTTTTACAACAAATGCCGCACTATCGGCATCTAATAGTCAAACAAATGTTTCTTGTAATGGAGGATCAAACGGAACCGCTTCGGTTACCACTTCTGGAGGAGTTATTTCTTACAGTTATTCGTGGTCTCCTTCTGGAGGAACTGGAGCAACTGCTACTGGTTTAGTAGCTGGAGCTTATATCTGTACTATTACAGATAACGAATCAACACAAATCAATAAAAACTTTACCATTACTCAGCCTGCAGCAATTACGGCTACTACTGCTCAAACTCAGGTATCTTGTAATGGTGGTTCTAACGGAACTGCTTCAGTAAACGCTTCAGGGGGAACAGGAACTTTAACCTACTTATGGTCGCCTTCAGGGGGAACTGCCGCAACAGCTACTGGTTTAGCTGCTGGAGCTTATACCTGTACCATTTCTGATGACAATACTTGTTTTATAACTAAAAACTTTACTATTACTCAGCCTGCAGCAATTACGGCTACTACTGCTCAAACTCAGGTGTCTTGTAATGGTGGTTCTAATGGAACTGCTTCAGTAAACGCTTCAGGGGGAACAGGAACTTTAACCTACTTATGGTCGCCTTCAGGGGGAACTGCCGCAACAGCAACTGGTTTAGCTGCCGGAGCTTATACCTGTACCATTTCTGATGACAATACTTGTTTTATAACTAAAAACTTTACTATTACTCAGCCTGCAGCAATTACAGCTACTACTGCTCAAACTCAGGTATCTTGTAATGGTGGTTCTAATGGAACTGCTTCAGTAACCGCTTCAGGGGGAACAGGAACGTTAACTTACTTATGGTCGCCTTCAGGGGGAACTGCCGCAACAGCTACTGGTTTAGCTGCCGGAGCTTATACCTGTACCATTTCTGATGACAATACTTGTTTTATAACTAAAAACTTTACCATTACTCAGCCTGCAGCAATTACAGCTACTACTGCTCAAACTCAGGTGTCTTGTAATGGTGGTTCTAACGGAACTGCTTCAGTAACCGCTTCAGGGGGAACAGGAACGTTAACTTATTCATGGTCACCTTCAGGGGGAACTGCCGCAACAGCAACTGGTTTAGCTGCCGGAGCTTATACCTGTACCATTTCTGATGACAATACTTGTTTTATAACTAAAAACTTTACCATCACTCAGCCTGCAGCAATTACAGCTACTACTGCTCAAACTCAGGTATCTTGTAATGGTGGTTCTAATGGTTCGGCTTCAGTAACCGCTTCAGGGGGAACAGGAACGTTAACTTATTCATGGTCACCTTCAGGGGGAACTGCCGCAACAGCAACTGGTTTAGCTGCCGGAGCTTATACCTGTACCATTTCTGATGACAATACTTGTTTTATAACTAAAAACTTTACCATTACTCAGCCTGCAGCAATTACAGCTACTACTGCTCAAACTCAGGTGTCTTGTAATGGTGGTTCTAATGGTTCGGCTTCAGTAACCGCTTCAGGGGGAACAGGAACGTTAACTTACCTATGGTCGCCTTCAGGGGGAACTGCCGCAACAGCAACTGGTTTAGCTGCCGGAGCTTATACCTGTACCATTTCTGATGACAATACTTGTTTTATAACTAAAAACTTTACCATTACTCAGCCTGCAGCAATTACAGCTACTACTGCTCAAACTCAGGTGTCTTGTAATGGTGGTTCTAACGGAACTGCTTCAGTAACCGCTTCAGGGGGAACAGGAACGTTAACTTACCTATGGTCGCCTTCAGGGGGAACAGCCGCAACAGCAACTGGTTTAGCTGCCGGAGCTTATACCTGTACCATTTCTGATGACAATACTTGTTTTATAACTAAAAACTTTACCATCACTCAGCCTGCAGCAATTACAGCTACTACTGCTCAAACTCAGGTGTCTTGTAATGGTGGTTCTAACGGAACTGCTTCAGTAACCGCTTCAGGGGGAACAGGAACGTTAACTTACCTATGGTCGCCTTCAGGGGGAACAGCCGCAACAGCAACTGGTTTAGCTGCCGGAGCTTATACCTGTACCATTTCTGATGACAATACTTGTTTTATAACTAAAAACTTTACCATTACTCAGCCTGCAGCAATTACAGCTACTACTGCTCAAACTCAGGTGTCTTGTAATGGTGGTTCTAACGGAACTGCTTCAGTAACCGCTTCAGGGGGAACAGGAACGTTAACTTACCTATGGTCGCCTTCAGGGGGAACTGCCGCAACAGCAACTGGTTTAGCTGCCGGAGCTTATACCTGTACCATTTCTGATGACAATACTTGTTTTATAACTAAAAACTTTACCATTACTCAGCCTGCAGCAATTACAGCTACTACTGCTCAAACTCAGGTGTCTTGTAATGGTGGTTCTAATGGTTCGGCTTCAGTAACCGCTTCAGGGGGAACAGGAACGTTAACTTATTCATGGTCACCTTCAGGGGGAACAGCCGCAACAGCAACTGGTTTAGCTGCCGGAGCTTATACCTGTACCATTTCTGATGACAATACTTGTTTTATAACTAAAAACTTTACCATTACTCAGCCTGCAGCAATTACAGCTACTACTGCTCAAACTCAGGTGTCTTGTAATGGTGGTTCTAACGGAACTGCTTCAGTAACCGCTTCAGGGGGAACAGGAACGTTAACTTATTCATGGTCACCTTCAGGGGGAACAGCCGCAACAGCAACTGGTTTAGCTGCCGGAGCTTATACCTGTACCATTTCTGATGACAATACTTGTTTTATAACTAAAAACTTTACCATTACTCAGCCTGCAGCAATTACAGCTACTACTGCTCAAACTCAGGTGTCTTGTAATGGTGGTTCTAATGGTTCGGCTTCAGTAACCGCTTCAGGGGGAACAGGAACGTTAACTTATTCATGGTCACCTTCAGGGGGAACAGCCGCAACAGCAACTGGTTTAGCTGCCGGAGCTTATACCTGTACCATTTCTGATGACAATACTTGTTTTATAACTAAAAACTTTACCATTACTCAGCCTGCAGCAATTACAGCTACTACTGCTCAAACTCAGGTGTCTTGTAATGGTGGTTCTAATGGTTCGGCTTCAGTAACCGCTTCAGGGGGAACAGGAACGTTAACTTACCTATGGTCGCCTTCAGGGGGAACTGCCGCAACAGCAACTGGTTTAGCTGCCGGAGCTTATATCTGTACCATTTCTGATGACAATACTTGTTTTATAACTAAAAACTTTACCATTACTCAGCCTGCAGCAATTACAGCTACTACTGCTCAAACTCAGGTGTCTTGTAATGGTGGTTCTAATGGTTCGGCTTCAGTAACCGCTTCAGGGGGAACAGGAACGTTAACTTACCTATGGTCGCCTTCAGGGGGAACTGCCGCAACAGCAACTGGTTTAGCTGCCGGAGCTTATACCTGTACCATTTCTGATGACAATACTTGTTTTATAACTAAAAACTTTACCATTACTCAGCCTGCAGCAATTACAGCTACTACTGCTCAAACTCAGGTGTCTTGTAATGGTGGTTCTAACGGAACTGCTTCAGTAACCGCTTCAGGGGGAACAGGAACGTTAACTTACCTATGGTCGCCTTCAGGGGGAACTGCCGCAACAGCAACTGGTTTAGCTGCCGGAGCTTATACCTGTACCATTTCTGATGACAATACTTGTTTTATAACTAAAAACTTTACCATTACTCAGCCTGCAGCAATTACAGCTACTACTGCTCAAACTCAGGTGTCTTGTAATGGTGGTTCTAACGGAACTGCTTCAGTAACCGCTTCAGGGGGAACAGGAACGTTAACTTATTCATGGTCACCTTCAGGGGGAACAGCCGCAACAGCAACTGGTTTAGCTGCCGGAGCTTATACCTGTACCATTTCTGATGACAATACTTGTTTTATAACTAAAAACTTTACCATTACTCAGCCTGCAGCAATTACAGCTACTACTGCTCAAACTCAGGTGTCTTGTAATGGTGGTTCTAATGGTTCGGCTTCAGTAACCGCTTCAGGGGGAACAGGAACGTTAACTTACCTATGGTCGCCTTCAGGGGGAACTGCCGCAACAGCAACTGGTTTAGCTGCCGGAGCTTATATCTGTACCATTTCTGATGACAATACTTGTTTTATAACTAAAAACTTTACCATTACTCAGCCTGCAGCAATTACAGCTACTACTGCTCAAACTCAGGTGTCTTGTAATGGTGGTTCTAATGGAACTGCTTCAGTAAACGCTTCAGGGGGAACAGGAACGTTAACTTACGTATGGTCGCCTTCAGGAGGAACAGCAGCAACTGCTACTGGTTTAGCTGCTGGTGCTTATAGTTGTACCATTTCTGATGATAATACTTGTTTTATAACTAAAAACTTTACTATTACTGAGCCTGCAGCAATTACAGCTACTACTGCTCAAACTCAGGTGTCTTGTAATGGTGGTTCTAATGGAACTGCTTCAGTAAACGCTTCAGGGGGAACAGGAACTTTAACTTACGTATGGTCGCCTTCAGGAGGAACAGCAGCAACTGCTACTGGTTTAGCTGCTGGTGCTTATAGTTGTACCATTTCTGATGATAATACTTGTTTTATAACTAAAAACTTTACTATTACTGAGCCTGCAGCAATTACAGCAACTACTGCTCAAACTCAGGTGTCTTGTAATGGTGGTTCTAATGGAACTGCTTCAGTAAACGCTTCAGGGGGAACAGGAACTTTAACTTACGTATGGTCGCCTTCAGGAGGAACAGCAGCAACTGCTACTGGTTTAGCTGCTGGTGCTTATAGTTGTACCATTTCTGATGATAATACTTGTTTTATAACTAAAAACTTTACTATTACTCAGCCTGCAGCAATTACAGCTACTACTGCTCAAACTCAGGTGTCTTGTAATGGTGGTTCTAATGGAACTGCTTCAGTAAACGCTTCAGGGGGAACAGGAACGTTAACTTACCTATGGTCACCTTCAGGAGGAACAGCAGCAACAGCAACTGGTTTAGCTGCCGGAGCTTATAGTTGTACCATTTCTGATGATAATACTTGTTTTATAACTAAAAACTTTACTATTACTCAGCCTGCAGCAATTACAGCTACTACTGCTCAAACTCAGGTGTCTTGTAATGGTGGTTCTAATGGAACTGCTTCAGTAAACGCTTCAGGGGGAACAGGAACGTTAACTTACGTATGGTCGCCTTCAGGAGGAACAGCAGCAACTGCTACTGGTTTAGCTGCTGGTGCTTATAGTTGTACCATTTCTGATGATAATACTTGTTTTATAACTAAAAACTTTACTATTACTCAGCCTGCAGCAATTACAGCTACTACTGCTCAAACTCAGGTGTCTTGTAATGGTGGTTCTAATGGTTCGGCTTCAGTAACCGCTTCAGGGGGAACAGGAACGTTAACTTACCTATGGTCGCCTTCAGGGGGAACTGCCGCAACAGCAACTGGTTTAGCTGCCGGAGCTTATACCTGTACCATTTCTGATGACAATACTTGTTTTATAACTAAAAACTTTACCATTACTCAGCCTGCAGCAATTACAGCTACTACTGCTCAAACTCAGGTGTCTTGTAATGGTGGTTCTAACGGAACTGCTTCAGTAACCGCTTCAGGGGGAACAGGAACGTTAACTTACCTATGGTCGCCTTCAGGGGGAACTGCCGCAACAGCAACTGGTTTAGCTGCCGGAGCTTATACCTGTACCATTTCTGATGACAATACTTGTTTTATAACTAAAAACTTTACCATTACTCAGCCTGCAGCAATTACAGCTACTACTGCTCAAACTCAGGTGTCTTGTAATGGTGGTTCTAACGGAACTGCTTCAGTAACCGCTTCAGGGGGAACAGGAACGTTAACTTATTCATGGTCACCTTCAGGGGGAACAGCCGCAACAGCAACTGGTTTAGCTGCCGGAGCTTATACCTGTACCATTTCTGATGACAATACTTGTTTTATAACTAAAAACTTTACCATTACTCAGCCTGCAGCAATTACAGCTACTACTGCTCAAACTCAGGTGTCTTGTAATGGTGGTTCTAATGGTTCGGCTTCAGTAACCGCTTCAGGGGGAACAGGAACGTTAACTTACCTATGGTCGCCTTCAGGGGGAACTGCCGCAACAGCAACTGGTTTAGCTGCCGGAGCTTATATCTGTACCATTTCTGATGACAATACTTGTTTTATAACTAAAAACTTTACCATTACTCAGCCTGCAGCAATTACAGCTACTACTGCTCAAACTCAGGTGTCTTGTAATGGTGGTTCTAATGGAACTGCTTCAGTAAACGCTTCAGGGGGAACAGGAACGTTAACTTACGTATGGTCGCCTTCAGGAGGAACAGCAGCAACTGCTACTGGTTTAGCTGCTGGTGCTTATAGTTGTACCATTTCTGATGATAATACTTGTTTTATAACTAAAAACTTTACTATTACTGAGCCTGCAGCAATTACAGCTACTACTGCTCAAACTCAGGTGTCTTGTAATGGTGGTTCTAATGGAACTGCTTCAGTAAACGCTTCAGGGGGAACAGGAACTTTAACTTACGTATGGTCGCCTTCAGGAGGAACAGCAGCAACTGCTACTGGTTTAGCTGCTGGTGCTTATAGTTGTACCATTTCTGATGATAATACTTGTTTTATAACTAAAAACTTTACTATTACTGAGCCTGCAGCAATTACAGCAACTACTGCTCAAACTCAGGTGTCTTGTAATGGTGGTTCTAATGGAACTGCTTCAGTAAACGCTTCAGGGGGAACAGGAACTTTAACTTACGTATGGTCGCCTTCAGGAGGAACAGCAGCAACTGCTACTGGTTTAGCCGCTGGTGCTTATAGTTGTACCATTTCTGATGATAATACTTGTTTTATAACTAAAAACTTTACCATTACTGAGCCTACAGCAATTACAGCTACTACTGCTCAAACTCAGGTGTCTTGTAATGGTGGTTCTAATGGAACTGCTTCAGTAAACGCTTCAGGGGGAACAGGAACGTTAACTTACCTATGGTCACCTTCAGGAGGAACAGCAGCAACAGCAACTGGTTTAGCTGCCGGAGCTTATAGTTGTACCATTTCTGATGATAATACTTGTTTTATAACTAAAAACTTTACTATTACTCAGCCTGCAGCAATTACAGCTACTACTGCTCAAACTCAGGTGTCTTGTAATGGTGGTTCTAATGGAACTGCTTCAGTAAACGCTTCAGGGGGAACAGGAACGTTAACTTACGTATGGTCGCCTTCAGGAGGAACAGCAGCAACTGCTACTGGTTTAGCTGCTGGTGCTTATAGTTGTACCATTTCTGATGATAATACTTGTTTTATAACTAAAAACTTTACTATTACTCAGCCTGCAGCAATTACAGCTACTACTGCTCAAACTCAGGTGTCTTGTAATGGTGGTTCTAATGGAACTGCTTCAGTAAACGCTTCAGGGGGAACAGGAACGTTAACTTACGTATGGTCACCTTCAGGAGGAACAGCAGCAACTGCTACTGGTTTAGCTGCTGGAGCTTATAGTTGTACCATTTCTGATGATAATACTTGTTTTATAACTAAAAACTTTACTATTACTCAGCCTGCAGCAATTACAGCTACTACTGCTCAAACTCAGGTGTCTTGTAATGGTGGTTCTAATGGAACTGCTTCAGTAAACGCTTCAGGGGGAACAGGAACTTTAACCTACTTATGGTCACCTTCAGGAGGAACAGCAGCAACAGCAACTGGTTTAGCTGCTGGTGCTTATAGTTGTACCATTTCTGATGATAATACTTGTTTTATAACTAAAAACTTTACCATTACTGAGCCTGTGCCATTTAGTTCTACAACAACTTTACTTGGCTATGATTATAATTCTTTATATAGTCAAAATATTGTAGTAACAGGAGGTACTGGAATTAAAACCTATGCAATTACTACAGGTAGTTTGCCTTCTGGTCTTAGCCTATCATCAAATGGTGAAATAGCAGGAACTTCAACTCAGATTACTGATAGTAATTTCACAGTTACAGTTACTGATGGAAACAATTGTACTGCAGCATATAATATTGTTTTAAAATTAAATCAAATACCAATTACAGTTAAAGCAATAGCATCTCAAACCAAAATTTATGGGCAGAATGATCCTGTTTTAACTTATACTGTGACACCAAGTTTGTTATCTGGAGATAGCTTTTCTGGTAGTTTAACTAGAGTTACAGGTGAAAACATTGGTGATTATGCTATAAGTCAAGGTTCACTTTCTGCAGGGTCTAAATATTTAATAACTTATGTTGGTGCTGACTTTTCTATTACAGCTAAGCCAATTACAGTTACAGCAGATGCTTCTCAAACGAAAATTTATGGAATGACCGATCCTGTTTTTGCTTATTCAATTTCATCAAGTTTAGTAAGTGGCGATACATTTACCGGAGATTTAAAGAGAGTGGCAGGAGAGAATGCAGGAACATATGCAATTGAACAAGGAAGTTTGAGCGCTGGTTCAAATTACACTATTACTTATGTTAGTAAAGACTTTTCTATTACAGCTAAACCAATTACAGTTACAGCAGATGCTTCTCAAACGAAAATTTATGGAACTACAGATCCTGTTTTTGCTTATTCAATTTCATCAAGTTTAGTAAGTGGTGATACATTTACAGGAGATTTAACGAGAGTAGCAGGAGAGAATGTAGGAACATATGCAATTGAACAAGGAAGTTTGAGTGCTGGTTCAAATTACACTATTACTTACGTTAGTAAAGACTTTGCTATTACAGCCAAGCCAATTACAGTTACTGCTACTGCTTCCCAAACGAAAGTTTATAAAACAGCCGATACAGTTTTTACGTATTCTGTTTTACCAAGTTTAGTAAGTGGTGATACATTTACTGGAGATTTAACAAGAGTAGCGGGAGAGAATGTAGGAGCTTATGCAATTGAACAAGGAAGTTTAGATGCCGGCTCAAATTACATTATTTCTTATGTTGGTGATGACTTTGCCATCACAGCCATACCAATTACAATAACAGTAGATGCTTCTCAAACGAAAGTTTACGGAACAACTGATCCCGTTTTTGTCTATTCATTCACACCAAGTTTAATAAGTGGTGACACATTTACTGGATCTCTAACAAGAATAACAGGAGAGAATGTAGGAACGTATGCTATTGAACAGGGGATGTTAAGCGCTGGTACAAATTATACTATTACGTATGTTGGTGCTAACTTTTCAGTTACTGCTAAGCCAATTACAGTTTCAGCAGATGCTTCTCAGACTAAAGCTTATGGAACAACTGATCCAGCTTTTGCTTATTCAGTTTCACCAAGTTTAGTAAGTGGTGATACATTTACCGGAGCTCTAACAAGAGAATCTGGAGAAAATGTAGGAATCTATGCAATTGAACAAGGGACATTGGGTGCTGGTGCAAATTATACCGTTACTTATGTTGGTGAAAATTTTAGTATCACTAAAGCAGATCAGACAATTTCTTGGAATCAAACTTTGCAATTAGGTTGCGATGGAGTGACTACAGCTATCTTGACAGCTACTTCTAGTAGTGGTTTACCAATAAGCTATATTTCTTCTAATCCTAGTTTGGTAACCGTTTCAAATGGTTCGTTAATTTTTCAAAATTACGGGTTTGCAACTATTACAGCATCTCAACAAGGAAATAATAATTACAATCCTGCTTCAATAGTAGTCCTACCTGCTGTAAATAGTCAACCAAATTTGATAAAAAAACATTTTGAAAATGTTATTTTCTTTGATAATAGCTCTAAGAGTTTTAAAGCCTACAGTTGGTATAAAAATGGAGTTTTAGTCCCAAATCAAACTAGCCAATATTTTAAAGAAAATGGTCCTTTGAATGGTACTTATTATGCTATAGCGACAAAATTAAATGGCACATTAGTTAATACTTGTCCATTGACATTTTCTCCAACTGTAGAAGACGAATACATAAAAATTGTTCCTAATCCAGCTAAAAGTAATTCAAACTATCAACTTGTAACTAATGTGTCTTCCCCAAAATTACAGAATGCGCATATTCAAGTATATAGCATTGGTGGATTGTTAATGGAAGATAAAATTACTAGTGAAAATATGGTGACTTTAAAAGCTCCTGGTGTTGAAGGCATTTATATTGTAAGAATGACTTTAGCAAATGGTCAATATTTTACAAAAAATCTTCTAGTTAAAAATTAA